In Penaeus vannamei isolate JL-2024 chromosome 40, ASM4276789v1, whole genome shotgun sequence, the genomic stretch AACTCTGTCTTGAAATTGTAGGCGCCCTTACTGCCCTTCCAATAGTCTATAGGATTATTTGAAACTCCCTGTTGCAGCTGTCCTCTATTTCTATTATTCCTTCACAGCTTACAGTACAGGGTAACTTGCTTCTGTAATAATCAGACAATATTTCCTTAAATTCTTTTTCAATACAACATAACTGAGTTTTCACACAATAATCAGAGTTTACCAACAATATCCTTATTCTCTTTAAcgttaattttctatattacgtccgcataaccgatatcggcAATTTTGGTATCGtaggattcctctcactctccatattgcaaatatatagtttttattgcgcggaaaccccccgttagcgacaaacttggccccaatagcaggggagggcatgaaagggtccagggaaaatgcggggttaaatagcactaataatataacgcacagtgaaaataaccatggttgtTCACATAACtgtccattgcagggggctgtgccccctgcgaccccccctgggggggctgccgccccccaacccccgccgaggacacaaagcCTCCACCACGTACtcccggcaggctagagtgttacacagttatcggcgatctcggagcagcggacgtattacatttacctcgtaacattcccactgaatcagcatactaaccttgacatagtcagctttgtatacagagacgattgtagtataatcaggatgaacaatgTATACAATGAGCAGATGAGCGGCGGTGACGCgtacgctctatcctgccgtgaatacgtggtggaggttttgtttcctcgacgggggttggggggcggcagcccccccagggggggtcacagggggcacagccccctgcaatggaaagtcatgtgaataaccatgattattttcacagtgaggttatattattagggtaattttatatattacgtccgccgctccatcGTTGCCCctactatcggggccaagtttgccgcttgcgggggggggggggatccgcgcaataaaacctacatatttggattgtacagagtgagaggaatccaacgataccaaaatcgtcgacatCGGTTATGCggtcgtaatatagaaaattaccctctTTAACAACATCAATTCACAGCACAGTAACATATTTGCAATATCCTGACAAAATAATATGATGAAAAACATGTGAAATCTAACTCACCAAAACATATCCTTCCATACTTTCTATGGCAGTTGGCACCTCTTCTAAGAAATTCCAAACGGTCAATAAACTAAATCGTAATATTTCTAAGTGCTGTCAGTATTACGCCTTcccaaatataacatatatatatatatatatatatatatatatatatatatatatatatatatatatatatatatatatatttatatatatttatttatttataaaaaagtatatatatatatatatttatatatatatatatatatttatttatgaaaaaaaaaaaatatatatatatttatatatatatatatgtatatatatgtatatatatgtatatatatgtatatatgtatatatgtatatatgtatatatatatatatatatatatatatatatatatatatatatactgtatatatgtatatatgcagtatgtatgtatatatacatatatatatacatatatatatatatatatatatacatatatatgtacatatatacagtatatatatatatatatatatatatatatatatatatatatatatatatatatatattatatatatatatatatataatgaaatttatttatatatttattccatatgtatgtttatgtatataaatctcaTTTTATAATAATTCTTTATCATAGGTCTTGGCGTTTCTGTTCTCAGAGattgggaaaaggaaagaaacaccgAACGAACAGCTGCGATCACAAGTCCTGGAACTTGTCCGAATCCTCTCTCGaacatccagaaaaaaaaatcgcaatttCAACCACAGATCAGGACTTCTGATCGCGGGTGTGCGTCATTCTCTTACAACATATacctcatttattttcatttctttctcttattctcccttttgtAATCACTGATCACGAGTGTTTTCGTTGCAGGGCGAGAGAACAGCTACAGGAGGACGGGGAGCTCGAGAGAACagccggagaaggagagggagggagagagaagtcgtaagaaaggagggagagagaacagccggagaaggagagggagagagagagaagtcgtaagaaaggagggagagagaacagccaCAGGAAAAGAGCGAGGTTGTAGGAACAaccacaggaaaaaaaagagaggttgAAAGAACAaccacagggggagagggaagtcataagggaggagggagggagagagaacagccgcaggaggagagggaagtcataaggggggagggagggagacagaacagCCACAGGAAAAGTGCGAGGTTGTAGGAACAaccacaggaaaaaaaagagaggttgAAAGAACAaccacagggggagagggaagtcataagggaggagggagggagagagaacagccgcaggggggagagggaggtcgtAGGAACAGCCGCAGGAAAAGAGGGAGGTCGTAGGAACAGCCACAGGTGGACAGGGAGGTCGAGAGAACAGCCGCCCCCTAGTACCGCGTCCGCCTCACGACGTGGACGCTCACGCCCACCACCAGGAGGATAGCCAGGGCGACGATGATCCATATCCCGACCTTCACTGCCTTGGCCGCCCTGCCGCTCACGCTCTTGTGCTCTGGAATGCGGGTCGCTCGTCAATATCACTGTggctaaaaaaaatgtttgtttagATAGAAGTTGAAAAGTTAAATATCACTGTGGCTGATAAAATAACTTGTTTAGATGGCAATGGGGAAGTTATAGTCCTTGATATTAATGATTACTCCATTCTTGAAATTATCTTCGGAATTGGTATCAGTACTTTCGAGATCTGGACCATAAATCTAGAAGGATCTAGACTATCCAAATGAAcgcaaaataaaacaagacaataTATCATAGCGAAGAGTATCCATTGTAACGGaactaaaactaaatcttaaatcttaaatcttagatctctctcctttcccccccttcccccctcaggcAACGGATCCTTTCTTTGAACTTTGACCCCTCACCGCAGTCGGGATGGGGGCGTGGCTTGACCGTCCAGTCCCCGCTGCAGTGGCACTCCATGACGTAACATCCCCGAGTGACAACGTCCTTGTGGATATACTTGTGGTTGCCGAGGACGCACTGTTGGCCTTGGTGggctgggggagaaaggagggaaaataccATTAATTGGGTCTTTTTATATAACGAAGACAGGAGGGAAAAATAGGCGTTAATTGGGGCTATTTATATAACAAAGACATGGGAAAAGTTTGAAGAATCGCTTCTCTTTTTATTGGTGGGAAAAAGGTATAGAGCAGAGGATATATagaattgctttttttttatttgtctaagaGGAGCAGGTATAATATGAATTAAAGAAGCAAAGTTTGTAAAGAAcaggatatatatacttgttttttttatgtctaagAACaggtacaataaaaaaaatatgtaaagaacagaatatagacatttttttatttgtctaaatAGAATAGATACAATATTAAAAATGGGCAATATGTAAACGAAATGAAAAATTAgacaaaatatattaaaatttttccAGTCAATGctaaagaacaacaagaaatgaTCATTAGGAGATAACACACCCTTTATGAGTTCCGAAATGCGAGTGAAGCCCTCGATGTCCGCCACGTCGAGCGCCGTTCTGTCTGATGGAGGACATCGGGaaaggcgagatcagtagcaactcgaggaggtgtcatggcgtctgttgttgatgtttgttcgATGAAAATTAAAccattaaattcattattttccatccattTTTTGAAAGTTGAAGAGACCAAGATGATCGACCATTTTATATAGCAtccgtgacttttttttttttttttttttttttaataggaatcaaacgccatgacacctcctcgaattgctactgatctagcctttcccgtgagTCGGGGATTATGGGTTAGTTCTCTtcctgagataaaaaaaaaaaaaagaaaaagaaaaaaaaacgttaggataaaaaaagaaaaaaaaattattttgattcCTTAAAATTTAgtaaatttttattttcttgttctgctttcttttgttcttttctgtttttttttNNNNNNNNNNNNNNNNNNNNNNNNNNNNNNNNNNNNNNNNNNNNNNNNNNNNNNNNNNNNNNNNNNNNNNNNNNNNNNNNNNNNNNNNNNNNNNNNNNNNNNNNNNNNNNNNNNNNNNNNNNNNNNNNNNNNNNNNNNNNNNNNNNNNNNNNNNNNNNNNNNNNNNNNNNNNNNNNNNNNNNNNNNNNNNNNNNNNNNNNNNNNNNNNNNNNNNNNNNNNNNNNNNNNNNNNNNNNNNNNNNNNNNNNNNNNNNNNNNNNNNNNNNNNNNNNNNNNNNNNNNNNNNNNNNNNNNNNNNNNNNNNNNNNNNNNNNNNNNNNNNNNNNNNNNNNNNNNNNNNNNNNNNNNNNNNNNNNNNNNNNNNNNNNNNNNNNNNNNNNNNNNNNNNNNNNNNNNNNNNNNNNNNNNNNNNNNNNNNNNNNNNNNNNNNNNNNNNNNNNNNNNNNNNNNNNNNNNNNNNNNNNNNNNNNNNNNNNNNNNNNNNNNNNNNNNNNNNNNNNtatatataattatatataatatatatatatatttatatatatatatattatatataatattttataaaatattatatatacataaaaaattttatatattaaataaatattttttatatttttaaaaataatttatatatatatatatatatattttatatatatatatatatatatataatataacataattataacaCACGAAATTATATTCAATCCCGGCGAGGCCGCCCACCACTCCCGGGCAGCTGGCAACACGGATGCAACCCCCACTGGGAAAGGTTTTGCGGTTTTCACTCCCCCCATCCAAGCGGCAGTTCGACCTGTAACCTATTATCGGTCTCAAAATGCTTCGTTCGTTGGATTGTCGTATACATTCGGGTCTGCGGATGTCGTttcggttttgttgttgttgttgtttttgttgttgtatggattttttgatattttgttgagttttttttggtggtgtttttttccgtgtgtggatgtgtttggtgtggttcattttcttttatatttcgcttttttatttatattttctctctttcaatcggTATCAAGTGATCagtaattattgttgttcttccctTGATCACATATGCATGTGCTTGTCCTTGTGAACAGATAAAATTAGCTTTGGTGCTTTATATTTTCCTAAATTTATATTAACTTCATCAACGTTTAAAGATTACAAAGAAAGGtttttaattatttacttattcggcgcatcatcattataataatttttatccgGTTCAGATGGGCTGATGGTGTTTGTGTTCAGTTTTACTATAATGGTCAttaattatcgtcatttttattctcgttgttatcattatcgtttttattatcatttttattatcattattaccattatcattttcattatcattattatcgtttttattatcattatcatcattatcactatcacaatatcattactattactattgctgttactaatactaatactattactattactattactaatactattactaattatattactaatattcatactattactattactgttactcatACTATTgctatagacagaaaaagagaagagaaggaaaggagaaattttttttttttttttttttttatatatatatatatatatatatatatatatatattattatattattatatatatatgaagagaagagaagagatagagagaagagatagaagagaagagatagaagaagatagaagaagagatagaaagaagagaagagagagaagaagatagaagagagaagagatagagagagagaagagatagaagagaagatagaagagagaagaggaagaagatgagagatgagagatgagagagagagagagagagaaggagagagagagagagaggaagagagagagagagaaagagagaagagagagagagagagaagaagagaaaagagagaggggagagagagagagagaagaagagagagagagagagaagagagagaagaagagaagaggagaaagagaagagagaagagagagagggagggagagagagagagagagagagagagagagagagagagagagagagagagagacgaagaagagagagagagagagagccggaaaagagagagagagagagagagagagagagaagagatgaagagagggagagatagagaagagaggagaagatagagaagagaggagagatagaagagagagagagatgaagagagaaagagagagatgaagaagaggagagatgagagagaggagagatagaagagagaagagatagaagagaagggacagaaagagagaagtgacagagagaagagagagaagagatagaagagagaagaagatagaagagagaagagatagagaagagagaaagagatgaagagagaagaggaagagagagaagagatagaaagagaagagagagagaaaaagagagagaatagaagagagaagagatagagaagagaagagatagaagagagaagagatagaagagagagagagatagagagagagaaagagatagagagagagatgaaagaaggagagaagaggatagaagagagaagaattagaagagagaagagatagaaagagagagaagagatagaagagagaagagagatagagaagagagagagaagagaagagatagagagagagagaagagaaaagaagagaagagagatgagagatgagagatgagagatgagagatgagagaagagagaagagagaagagagaagagagaagagagaagagagagaagagaagagagagagagagagagagagagagagagagaagggagagggagagagagagagagaagagagagagagagagaagagggagagagagagagagagagagagagagagagagagagtcagagagagagagaagagagagagagatgagagagagagagagagagagagagagaagagagagagagagagagagagagagagagagagagagagagagagagagagaagggttttttttttaaaaaaaaataaaaaaaaaaaaaaaggagagagagagagagagaaagagagagagagagagagagagagagagagagagagagaagagagagagagagagagagaaagagaagagagaagagagagaagagagatatagagagagagagagagaagagaaagaagaagagacagacagacagacagaagaaagagagagagagagaagagagagagagagagagaagagagaagagagagagagagagagagagagagaaaagagagaggagagagagagagagaaggagagagagagaagaagagagagagagaagagagaagagagagaagagagagagaagaagagagagagaagagagagagagagagagagaagagagaagagagagaaagagagagagagagagagagagagagagagagagagagagagagagaggagagagagagagagagagagagagagagagagagagaagagagagagagagagagaagagggcagagaagagagagagagaaagagaagagacagacagacagacagagagagagagagagagagagagaagagagagagggagaagagagagagagagaagagagagagagagagagagagagaaaacagtgggTGGCAGTGTGTCTTCTAATATACACCACTGGCCGATGTAGTCTCTGTGTGcatagaaaatgttttttttttttttttttttttttgtacatcttAAAACTGTAGAATATACAGCACGTTTTCTCTTTTGCACATTCAGTAAAGAGTGTCCCGAAGTCTAAATATTTCACACTTTACAAAATATAATACACAATCCACACATATGTtgccaaaaaatgaaaaatagataaataaaataagataaataaaaagtaaataaaaacaataagaccattATACTCCTTAAACCTTAAGTATATGTATCTGAAGCAGTTACTGTTTTTAGGTCTATATGTACAACTTATATAACTACTTAAGAAGCAAATGAATGAGACACACTATGAGAACAGCAAGAACGCAAAGTTGACCgctaaaggtcaaaggtcacaatACTAGAGGATGAGGAaccaaaacagagaagagaaagcgattTAATTTTcttcgatgattttttttttcgcgatAAATCCAactgttatgatatatatatatatatatatatatatatatatatatatatatatatatatatatatatatatatatatatatttttttttttttttttaataaaatatttgtaatatgtttatctattaaactatctctctctctgtctcactcactctctctctctctctctctctctctctatatatatatatatgtgtgtgtgtgtgtgtgtgtgtgtgtgtgtgtgtgtgtgtgtgtgtgtgcgtgtgcgtgtgtgtgtttatgtttgtgtgtgtgtgtgtgcgtgtgtttgtgtatgtttgtgtatgtgtgtatatgtgtaagtgtatatttgTGACTGTGTTTCCGTGTATGTCTCTGCGCGCgttttctttttccgtctttctttctttcctttcaaattCTCAAATGAgggtaataaacatgataaacaaGCACCATAACACGCGAAAGAGATGCGACAGGGCATTTTGCAGTGTAAGCGAACTGGCAGTTTCCCGGTTAAACGACAAAAGAGCCAATTTGCCTTTAACGAGCTCGTTATTTTAGTTATTGCGGGCATGATAAGGTCCTTTCAAAGCCCCAGAATGGTCGTGTGGGGTTTGAATAAGCTATTGATGTTTGTAAAGGTTCTCAGTGTATTTGGTTCTTGTTCAAATCCCGACCGTAAGAACAAATATGAGAattgcaatgatttttttttttttttttttttttttactgtggtcTTATACTGATACCTCGTGCTGGTGACAGATGGGCTGGAATTTACTGGAACCATAAAATATATTCTTTGAAATATGAGCTGAAGTATAGTGACGTGATCTAGTCAAAGGCACCtttaatgagaaagaaagatacaggaaagagagagggaaagaggggggtggggagagagaaagagagagagagagagagaggggaggcgggaagagaaagagagagagagagagaagaaaatcggATTAAAAGTCCATTGATTTTCTGAAGTGCGCATGCGTTGGTCATGAAACCCGAAGCCACGCCCACAGAAAGATAAGGTAGATAAGAGCCGACGGAGACTTGTTTTTAGCAGAAATTCGGCACGAGGAGATACGTTCGTCAGCCGAGAACGTTTCCTTCATACGTCTTCTGAAAACGTTTATCAAGTTGAAACGTTTTCGGAGAAGTGACGAAGGTATGGCTGTTGGTCAATTtagttttaattaaaaaaaaataacgataaagttTTAATACCTgctttccttgttattattatttttttttatggaaatgaTAACGATTTTTCTTGTATGCGAATTACAACCCAGCCTGACCAGGACTCGACTCTGTGCCACTCCACTCCATAGTGATCTGTACTAAACGTCTACCTGGAGTGACTAAAATTCGAGTCCTGGTCAGagttttgttattaatttatattaGTACGCTCCTACATTATTCTAGGTCTTTATATACTATCGTCGGGTATTCCAATGATGTGTATTGATAAAGAACTGAAGCTATGGACTAaactgctctctttctctattctctcactttttttcttttttcatccctctctttatatatagagCTGGAATTCTacagaaattcgtctgctaaacggagacaaaagacgaccgacggatagTGACGTCACCGTATTTTTTCTGTAGGCAGCATTTTTGTTAGTTTGTATGACTACAAGATGTTTTGATGCAAATGGAAGTATTTAAGgtaatattaaaatattattcCATGTTAAGATAAATTCAATATAAAATTTGCTGAAACCGATCCTGATATGAATTGATTTGATGTGCAgacgtcatcgcggcggaaatttcattcgatgtcacttcagctgggtcttccagctgggcatcaccaaaggcagagtcaCAGTCGCATACAGTGACTTTACACCTTCATTCCTGTAAAGTaatcactatgaatagtcgtatgtGTTTTAGATGAATCAagttatacatataatacattttcTGTAAAGAGGTGCGGGTTCTTTTTTACAGTATGTTGTTACATTATCAGCTTAATAACGCAACTATTGTaagttttatgcagtgcaatgaaCAAGAAAGTAAGGCAGGAAATCCTATAACCATCACTATCTGACCCTACGCACTGTTACTACAATcaaatattcatctgtttatgatagtgtatcgttaaatttcattatttttatccattttctttatcttctaatGCTTAGAGAACGACAGAAATGCTCTTACGGAAAAGCGATCAgccctgtttatatatatatatatatatatatagagata encodes the following:
- the LOC113829504 gene encoding uncharacterized protein (The sequence of the model RefSeq protein was modified relative to this genomic sequence to represent the inferred CDS: added 13 bases not found in genome assembly), producing MDNLHRTALDVADIEGFTRISELIKAHQGQQCVLGNHKYIHKDVVTRGCYVMECHCSGDWTVKPRPHPDCEHKSVSGRAAKAVKVGIWIIVALAILLVVGVSVHVVRRTRY